A genomic region of Cotesia glomerata isolate CgM1 linkage group LG9, MPM_Cglom_v2.3, whole genome shotgun sequence contains the following coding sequences:
- the LOC123271303 gene encoding protein GET1-like isoform X1, translating into MSVKKMNNLLIISTGICLFAQTVPVLIKSIISWMYAESPSEAAIKNEMQQLEQEMASISMVDEFAKYTRVQRRHTLLKKNYADGMTARVSTRNKIQIFLIYFAKLFNGIAVAVLLYFWRNEPVIVLPKGTLWPINSILSWPGIYNDSISLFMWMGITTFVMSKSLVS; encoded by the exons AT gtcagttaaaaaaatgaacaatttattaattatatcaacTGGAATCTGTCTGTTCGCACAAACAGTTCCGGTATTAATAAAGTCCATAATATCATGGATGTATGCAGAAAGTCCAAGCGAAGCggcaattaaaaatgaaatgcaACAATTAGAGCAAGAAATGGCAAGCATATCGATGGTCGACGAGTTTGCGAAATACACCAGAGTTCAACGCCGGCacacattattaaaaaaaaattacgccGATGGTATGACGGCCCGCGTGTCTACAAGaaacaaaattcaaatatttttaatttatttcgcaaaattatttaatggaaTTGCGGTGGCAGTTTTGCTTTATTTCTGGAGAAATGAGCCAGTTATTGTTTTACCTAAAGGTACACTGTGGCCAATTAATAGTATTTTAAGCTGGCCAGGAATTTACAATGAttctatttcattatttatgtGGATGGGTATCACCACTTTTGTAATGTCTAAATCGCTtgtttcataa
- the LOC123271303 gene encoding protein GET1-like isoform X2 — translation MNNLLIISTGICLFAQTVPVLIKSIISWMYAESPSEAAIKNEMQQLEQEMASISMVDEFAKYTRVQRRHTLLKKNYADGMTARVSTRNKIQIFLIYFAKLFNGIAVAVLLYFWRNEPVIVLPKGTLWPINSILSWPGIYNDSISLFMWMGITTFVMSKSLVS, via the coding sequence atgaacaatttattaattatatcaacTGGAATCTGTCTGTTCGCACAAACAGTTCCGGTATTAATAAAGTCCATAATATCATGGATGTATGCAGAAAGTCCAAGCGAAGCggcaattaaaaatgaaatgcaACAATTAGAGCAAGAAATGGCAAGCATATCGATGGTCGACGAGTTTGCGAAATACACCAGAGTTCAACGCCGGCacacattattaaaaaaaaattacgccGATGGTATGACGGCCCGCGTGTCTACAAGaaacaaaattcaaatatttttaatttatttcgcaaaattatttaatggaaTTGCGGTGGCAGTTTTGCTTTATTTCTGGAGAAATGAGCCAGTTATTGTTTTACCTAAAGGTACACTGTGGCCAATTAATAGTATTTTAAGCTGGCCAGGAATTTACAATGAttctatttcattatttatgtGGATGGGTATCACCACTTTTGTAATGTCTAAATCGCTtgtttcataa